From the Brassica napus cultivar Da-Ae chromosome A8, Da-Ae, whole genome shotgun sequence genome, one window contains:
- the LOC106361683 gene encoding syntaxin-61: MSSAQDPFYIVKEEIQDSIDKLQSTFHKWERVSPGMGDQVHVTKELLANCGSIEWQVDELEKAVAVAAKDPALYGIDDAELERRRRWTSNARTQVRNVKTGVLAGKGSAGAGNSSEVRRELMRMPNSNEASRYDQYGGRDDDGFVQSESDRQMLLIKQQDEELDELSKSVERIGGVGLTIHDELVAQERIIDELGTEMDSTKNRLEFVQKKVGMVMKKAGAKGQMMMICFLLVLFIILFVLVFLT, translated from the exons ATGTCTTCAGCGCAAGATCCATTCTACATTGTTAAGGAGGAGATCCAAGATTCT ATTGATAAGTTGCAATCTACATTCCACAAATGGGAGCGTGTCTCTCCTGGAATGGGTGATCAAGTCCACGTCACCAAGGAGCTTCTTGCTAATTGTGGAAGCATTGAGTGGCAG GTAGATGAGCTGGAAAAAGCGGTGGCCGTTGCAGCAAAAGATCCTGCCTTGTATGGCATTGATGATGCTGAGCTTGAAAGACGGAGGAGATGGACTAGTAATGCTAGGACACAG GTGCGGAATGTGAAGACTGGTGTTCTAGCTGGTAAAGGTAGCGCTGGAGCTGGTAATTCAAGTGAAGTGCGCCGAGAGCTGATGAGAATGCCAAACTCGAATGAAGCAAGTAGATACGATCAGTATGGGGGAAGAGATGATGATGGATTTGTACAGTCAGAATCAGATAGGCAAATGCTGTTGATAAA GCAACAAGACGAAGAGCTGGACGAGCTGAGTAAAAGTGTAGAGAGGATTGGAGGAGTGGGACTTACTATACACGATGAACTCGTTGCACAG GAGAGGATAATAGATGAACTGGGAACGGAGATGGACAGTACAAAGAACAGGCTAGAGTTTGTACAGAAAAAAGTGGGGATGGTGATGAAGAAAGCAGGAGCGAAAGggcagatgatgatgatatgttTCTTGCTCGTCTTGTTCATCATCCTTTTCGTTCTCGTCTTCTTGACCTAA